A single region of the Selenomonas sp. oral taxon 920 genome encodes:
- a CDS encoding glycosyltransferase family 2 protein encodes MSAPVLYLVVPCYNEHEVLLDTAEKLEQKLTQLIAAEKVCARSRIAFVNDGSRDCTWELIVQCTERSPLFSGINLAHNEGHQNALLAGLMTVLPHVDVTISMDADLQDDIDAIDAMLEKHAARANIVYGVRENRASDTFLKRFTAESFYRAMRALGADIVFNHADFRLMDRRALTALAEYSEVNLFLRGIVPMIGLTHDIVYYTRKQRLAGDSKYPWRRMASFAWEGVTSLSARPIRLISQMGMFISMVSGLMLIWSIIRHFTGDTIVGWTSLVVSLWFLGGLILLSIGVIGEYVAKIYLEVKRRPRYLVQDFIDGNASKEK; translated from the coding sequence ATGAGTGCACCGGTTCTCTATCTTGTTGTTCCATGCTATAACGAGCATGAAGTGCTCCTTGATACTGCGGAGAAATTGGAGCAAAAACTGACGCAGCTGATTGCGGCGGAGAAGGTGTGTGCACGCAGCCGCATCGCCTTTGTCAACGACGGCAGCCGTGACTGCACATGGGAGCTCATCGTACAGTGCACGGAGCGCAGTCCGCTCTTTTCCGGAATCAACCTCGCGCACAACGAGGGGCATCAGAATGCCCTCCTTGCAGGTCTTATGACCGTCCTTCCCCATGTGGATGTGACGATCAGCATGGATGCCGATCTGCAGGACGATATTGACGCAATTGACGCGATGCTTGAAAAGCACGCGGCAAGGGCGAACATTGTCTACGGCGTGCGCGAGAACCGTGCCTCGGATACCTTCCTCAAACGCTTTACGGCGGAGAGCTTCTACCGCGCCATGCGTGCGCTTGGGGCGGACATTGTGTTCAACCATGCGGATTTTCGCCTTATGGATCGGCGTGCACTCACAGCGCTTGCAGAGTACTCGGAGGTCAACCTGTTCCTGCGCGGGATTGTGCCCATGATCGGGCTCACGCACGATATCGTTTACTACACGCGCAAACAGCGTCTTGCGGGCGACTCGAAATATCCGTGGCGGCGCATGGCATCCTTTGCATGGGAGGGGGTGACCTCCCTCTCAGCACGCCCCATCCGTCTTATCTCACAGATGGGGATGTTCATTTCTATGGTAAGCGGACTTATGCTCATCTGGTCGATCATTCGCCACTTTACGGGAGATACCATTGTTGGATGGACAAGTCTCGTTGTCTCGCTCTGGTTCCTCGGCGGACTGATCCTGCTCTCGATCGGTGTGATTGGGGAATATGTCGCAAAGATCTACCTTGAGGTCAAGCGCCGACCACGCTACCTCGTGCAGGATTTTATCGACGGGAACGCGTCAAAGGAAAAATAA
- a CDS encoding ECF transporter S component produces the protein MQQKNYFTVQELVFTALMTALVFVATYLPHIPIPLGYAHLGDAVIFLLALLTPRRSALFAACIGSALADLLGGFALWIVPTLIIKFVMAEIVCRIGRRGAVLAPRISIIAALFLSSLWMAAAYTLAGAVLYASLPAALTSSPGLLMEGLVNSVVAFLLLPVLWERFPRF, from the coding sequence ATGCAGCAAAAAAATTACTTCACCGTACAGGAGCTTGTCTTCACCGCGCTCATGACGGCGCTTGTCTTTGTTGCGACCTATCTGCCGCATATCCCGATTCCCCTCGGTTACGCGCATCTCGGAGATGCAGTGATCTTCCTGCTTGCGCTCCTCACACCGCGCCGCAGTGCGCTCTTCGCCGCCTGCATCGGCTCGGCGCTCGCTGACCTCCTCGGAGGTTTCGCGCTCTGGATCGTGCCGACACTCATCATCAAATTTGTGATGGCGGAGATCGTCTGCCGCATCGGACGGCGGGGGGCTGTGCTTGCACCCCGGATAAGCATCATCGCAGCGCTTTTCCTCTCGAGCCTCTGGATGGCGGCGGCGTATACCCTTGCGGGAGCCGTGCTCTATGCGAGCCTGCCCGCCGCACTCACCTCTTCTCCCGGACTTTTGATGGAGGGGTTGGTCAACAGTGTTGTCGCATTTTTGCTTTTGCCCGTACTGTGGGAGCGGTTTCCGAGATTTTAG
- a CDS encoding TlpA family protein disulfide reductase yields MRNRYTALFAAVFALSMITGCGGSESADKGTTASAQPSAEQSKGSGLRGEAAPTFKLKDLAGADVAVEAKGKPYIINFWATWCPPCQAEIPDLAAFHAAHKDTVDFYAVNLQEDAQPVQKFMAERKVELPVVLDTQGAAANLYGVRAIPTTVVVDRDGKIAYRKTGGVTKEELEDVISKL; encoded by the coding sequence ATGAGGAATAGATATACAGCACTTTTCGCGGCGGTTTTTGCACTCAGCATGATTACGGGCTGCGGCGGAAGTGAGAGCGCTGATAAGGGCACAACAGCAAGTGCACAGCCCTCTGCAGAACAGAGCAAGGGAAGCGGCCTGCGCGGTGAGGCAGCACCGACGTTCAAGCTCAAGGATCTTGCGGGCGCGGATGTCGCTGTCGAGGCGAAGGGAAAGCCCTATATTATCAATTTCTGGGCGACGTGGTGCCCGCCATGTCAGGCGGAGATCCCCGATCTTGCCGCATTCCACGCTGCACATAAGGATACGGTGGACTTCTATGCGGTCAACCTGCAGGAGGATGCCCAGCCGGTGCAGAAGTTCATGGCGGAGCGCAAGGTGGAGCTCCCCGTCGTGCTCGACACGCAGGGAGCGGCGGCAAATCTCTACGGCGTGCGTGCGATTCCGACGACTGTTGTCGTTGATAGGGACGGGAAGATCGCCTATCGCAAGACCGGCGGTGTTACCAAAGAGGAACTCGAAGATGTTATCAGTAAGCTCTAA
- a CDS encoding cytochrome c biogenesis CcdA family protein translates to MELTLLGGAFLAGFLSFISPCVLPLLPTFSLILAKNSQQDGGEARRLYANTSAFLAGFTLVFVLLGATASLIGSWLFAYQDILRQGAAVLIIVMGLFMTGWIKIPLLLREYRPFQRRGFGGIGGAFLLGCGFTLGWTPCTGPMLATILLYAGDTATVGAGAFLLLVYSLGFAVPFFLLAVIWRRHIMKLRAFYQYLPRIQQGAGVVLVLLGILLWSDSLTYLVRILS, encoded by the coding sequence ATGGAACTGACCCTTCTCGGCGGAGCCTTCCTTGCAGGATTTCTCTCCTTCATTTCCCCCTGTGTTCTGCCGCTTCTGCCCACGTTCTCGCTGATTCTCGCGAAGAACAGTCAGCAGGACGGCGGGGAAGCGCGGCGGCTTTACGCGAATACCAGCGCATTTCTCGCGGGCTTTACTCTCGTTTTTGTCCTGCTTGGCGCAACGGCATCGCTGATCGGCTCGTGGCTCTTTGCCTATCAGGATATCCTGCGGCAGGGGGCAGCTGTCCTCATCATTGTTATGGGGCTCTTCATGACAGGGTGGATCAAGATTCCGCTGCTTCTGCGTGAGTATCGCCCGTTTCAGCGGCGCGGCTTCGGCGGAATCGGGGGCGCGTTCCTCCTCGGCTGCGGCTTTACGCTCGGCTGGACGCCGTGCACAGGTCCCATGCTTGCGACCATTCTCCTCTATGCAGGGGATACGGCGACCGTTGGGGCAGGGGCGTTTCTACTCCTCGTCTACAGCCTCGGCTTTGCCGTGCCGTTCTTTTTGCTCGCCGTCATCTGGCGGCGGCACATCATGAAGCTGCGCGCATTCTATCAATATCTGCCGCGCATCCAACAGGGCGCAGGGGTTGTGCTCGTCCTCCTCGGCATTCTGCTCTGGTCGGACTCACTGACCTATCTCGTGCGTATCCTGTCATGA
- a CDS encoding PTS glucitol/sorbitol transporter subunit IIA, with the protein MKFYCEVTSWGEESLLFLDDPNANFIIIFNNNAPEELVSFSVLHTPANYNEDPAVGDTMIICDKAFTITAIGDEALHTLRELGHCTLSFRGGTTPERPGCIMLQGDVPFTKDDIKMGATIEIH; encoded by the coding sequence ATGAAATTTTATTGCGAAGTCACGAGCTGGGGCGAGGAGTCGCTTCTCTTCCTCGACGATCCGAACGCCAACTTTATCATCATCTTTAACAACAACGCGCCCGAGGAACTCGTATCGTTCTCCGTGCTGCATACGCCGGCGAACTACAACGAGGATCCTGCCGTCGGCGATACGATGATCATTTGCGACAAGGCGTTCACGATCACAGCGATTGGAGACGAGGCGCTGCATACGCTCCGTGAACTCGGGCACTGCACGCTCTCTTTCCGCGGCGGTACGACACCGGAGCGGCCGGGCTGCATCATGCTGCAGGGCGATGTGCCGTTTACCAAGGACGATATCAAGATGGGGGCGACCATCGAGATCCACTAG
- a CDS encoding desulfoferrodoxin family protein, with product MSVFYLADKHMVEVYGDQSLELACCGSALKEIRPNTVDAAQEKHVPVATYDAAKNEVHVKVGSVAHPMTEEHLIEYIILVTKKGTQRVNLTATDAPEVTFRLADGDTPVKVLEYCNLHGLWQTEL from the coding sequence ATGTCAGTATTTTATCTTGCAGACAAGCATATGGTTGAGGTCTATGGTGATCAGTCTTTGGAACTTGCGTGCTGCGGCAGTGCGCTGAAGGAGATCCGGCCCAATACAGTCGATGCGGCGCAGGAGAAGCATGTTCCCGTAGCAACGTACGATGCGGCGAAGAATGAAGTACATGTAAAGGTCGGCTCTGTCGCACATCCGATGACGGAGGAACACCTCATCGAGTACATTATCCTCGTGACGAAGAAGGGCACCCAGCGTGTCAATCTCACGGCGACGGATGCACCTGAGGTCACGTTCCGCCTCGCGGACGGCGACACCCCGGTGAAGGTACTTGAGTACTGCAATCTGCATGGACTCTGGCAGACAGAGCTCTGA
- a CDS encoding ArnT family glycosyltransferase, with the protein MNDEKNLAWPVYLVLLSLISFQILFGINGTALLDPDEPVYAETAKEMIRFGDYLSPRIYNEFWYDKPPIFYWLVAASLKIFGGFSELAARLPAALMAIGSVLMTALSVARLFGARTGFWSGMIMGTSIILMYMGKASVTDSTLLFFMTAALFSFIHRQYWLMYLACGLAVMTKGPIGVVFPAGIVFLYLLATRQLEQIFRMHVLRGLLLVVVVGLPWYLYMYEMHGMAFIYEFIGFHNVSRFTAPLHPVRAHWWFYLPVVILGFFPWTGLLIQSVKNAFRRSFGEEARLLAFFQVWWIFVLVFFSIAQTKQVSYMLLLTPALATIIGWNLARMLEDWRQTHFAWAGGSALMFLVLGLGWLMSGDSLAPLAEGGLWLGALTLILGAAIVYCVTASHNLILAAWLHVTAGVVTMVIAFGFMVPAIEGHFSVKQIALHYAANYHTAAEAEGRALYIDKQLRPGVMLYTDIPGIEADTNRADSLSTLRADARPKYIIMRDFMYQKMKKELGAENWQLVEERDGLCIFKDDKE; encoded by the coding sequence ATGAACGATGAGAAAAATCTTGCGTGGCCGGTCTATCTCGTCCTGCTCAGCTTGATTTCCTTCCAGATTCTCTTTGGGATCAACGGGACTGCGCTGCTCGACCCCGATGAGCCGGTCTATGCGGAGACGGCAAAGGAGATGATCCGCTTTGGTGACTATCTCTCACCGCGTATCTACAACGAGTTCTGGTATGACAAGCCGCCGATCTTCTACTGGCTGGTTGCAGCCTCACTCAAGATCTTCGGGGGCTTCAGCGAACTTGCGGCACGGCTTCCCGCCGCGCTCATGGCGATTGGCTCCGTCCTCATGACCGCGCTTTCGGTCGCGCGGCTCTTTGGCGCACGCACGGGGTTCTGGTCGGGCATGATCATGGGGACAAGCATTATCCTCATGTATATGGGGAAGGCATCCGTCACGGACTCTACGCTGCTCTTCTTTATGACTGCGGCACTCTTTTCCTTTATCCATCGCCAGTACTGGCTGATGTACCTTGCGTGCGGGCTTGCGGTGATGACCAAGGGGCCGATCGGCGTGGTCTTTCCTGCGGGGATTGTGTTCCTCTACCTGCTTGCGACACGTCAGCTCGAGCAGATCTTTCGCATGCACGTCCTGCGCGGTCTCCTGCTCGTCGTTGTCGTCGGCCTGCCGTGGTATCTCTATATGTACGAGATGCACGGCATGGCGTTCATCTACGAGTTCATCGGCTTCCACAACGTCAGCCGCTTCACCGCGCCTCTCCATCCCGTGCGTGCGCATTGGTGGTTCTACCTGCCCGTCGTGATCCTCGGCTTCTTCCCGTGGACGGGGCTGCTCATCCAGTCTGTAAAAAATGCGTTTCGCCGAAGTTTCGGTGAGGAGGCGCGCCTGCTTGCTTTCTTTCAAGTCTGGTGGATCTTCGTTCTCGTCTTTTTCTCTATTGCGCAGACAAAGCAGGTGTCCTATATGCTGCTGCTGACCCCTGCACTCGCAACCATCATCGGGTGGAACCTCGCGCGCATGCTCGAGGACTGGAGGCAGACGCATTTCGCATGGGCGGGCGGCAGTGCGCTCATGTTCCTCGTCCTCGGACTCGGCTGGCTGATGAGTGGGGACAGTCTTGCTCCGCTCGCGGAGGGCGGGCTCTGGCTCGGCGCGCTTACCCTCATCCTCGGAGCGGCAATTGTTTACTGTGTCACGGCATCGCACAATCTGATCCTCGCGGCGTGGCTGCACGTCACTGCGGGCGTGGTGACCATGGTGATCGCCTTCGGCTTTATGGTGCCCGCGATCGAGGGACATTTCAGCGTAAAGCAGATCGCACTCCACTATGCGGCAAATTACCACACGGCGGCCGAGGCGGAGGGGCGTGCGCTCTACATTGACAAGCAGCTGCGTCCCGGGGTCATGCTCTACACGGATATCCCCGGCATCGAGGCGGATACGAACCGTGCGGACTCGCTCAGTACCCTGCGTGCGGATGCACGTCCGAAGTATATCATTATGCGTGACTTCATGTATCAGAAGATGAAGAAGGAGCTCGGCGCCGAGAACTGGCAGCTCGTAGAGGAGCGCGATGGGCTTTGTATCTTTAAGGATGATAAAGAATGA
- a CDS encoding glycosyltransferase — MDSYDISVCVLIYRSDYEKLFITLTSIIRQKGCRYEIVLADDGSEDFHQQEIEQWMHEHHFSDYTIVRSSVNRGIVHNEMNALRAAQGKYIKCISPGDYLYNEQVLAEMIRFMEREDYRIAFGRACYYKQGKSGYEILNTTNPLDFRPYYNNDICAIKEAYLLYGDFACGAAFIAERELLTLYIEAVLDIIVYGEDAVYSMMIADDIQLGFWDKNLIWYEYGTGVSTGTKEWRARIGQDNAICLAIVEEKYPELRVEKDRLCHVYGVNNFNEVRNEYARNVVAIQMQQEGGYLKDVDPHTLEKLGGKKAVFV; from the coding sequence GTGGATTCGTATGATATCAGCGTTTGCGTTCTGATCTATCGGTCGGATTATGAAAAGTTATTTATAACGTTGACATCTATCATCCGACAAAAAGGTTGCCGTTATGAAATTGTGCTTGCGGATGACGGTTCTGAGGATTTTCATCAGCAGGAAATCGAGCAATGGATGCACGAGCACCATTTTTCGGATTATACGATTGTGCGCAGTTCCGTAAATCGGGGAATCGTTCATAACGAGATGAATGCTCTGCGTGCCGCACAGGGGAAGTACATCAAGTGTATATCTCCCGGAGACTATTTATACAATGAGCAGGTCTTAGCAGAGATGATTCGTTTCATGGAGCGGGAAGATTATCGAATTGCCTTTGGGAGAGCCTGCTATTATAAACAGGGGAAGAGTGGATATGAGATATTGAATACAACAAATCCACTTGATTTTCGGCCCTATTATAACAACGATATTTGTGCTATCAAAGAAGCCTATCTTCTCTATGGAGATTTTGCCTGCGGTGCTGCCTTTATTGCTGAGCGGGAACTTCTTACATTATACATCGAAGCTGTTTTGGATATCATCGTCTATGGAGAGGACGCCGTATATTCCATGATGATTGCCGATGACATTCAGCTTGGTTTTTGGGATAAGAATCTTATATGGTACGAATATGGCACCGGAGTGTCAACGGGGACAAAGGAATGGCGAGCACGTATTGGGCAGGATAATGCTATATGTTTGGCTATTGTTGAGGAAAAATATCCGGAACTCCGTGTTGAGAAAGATCGGCTATGCCATGTATATGGAGTTAATAATTTCAATGAAGTACGAAACGAATATGCAAGAAATGTTGTTGCAATACAGATGCAGCAAGAAGGTGGCTATCTTAAAGATGTTGATCCCCATACGTTAGAAAAGTTGGGAGGAAAGAAGGCTGTGTTTGTTTAA
- a CDS encoding 16S rRNA (uracil(1498)-N(3))-methyltransferase, with translation MRRLFYAGKLAEEIRITGGDARHLARVMRAEIGDEIIVADTDAQAARMKIAAITRDDVHLRLVEYLAQEEGTSIEVILVQAILKGEKMDFVAQKAVELGAAALYPVMTEHVVVRYDAKKAAAKAARWQKIADEAAKQCGRQALMHVADIASLSVLLQSAEIFSASNTAIVFCYEGEREQSLRTHLRGLDVRRVVLIVGAEGGFSPTEAEAVTAAGAQPVSLGRLILRAETAALAALAVTQYELGNFDL, from the coding sequence ATGAGAAGGCTGTTCTATGCGGGGAAACTCGCGGAGGAAATCCGGATCACGGGCGGCGATGCGCGCCATCTTGCACGCGTTATGCGGGCAGAGATCGGGGACGAGATCATCGTTGCCGATACGGATGCGCAGGCGGCGCGGATGAAAATTGCGGCCATTACGCGCGATGATGTACATCTCCGTCTTGTGGAATATCTTGCACAGGAGGAAGGGACCTCCATTGAGGTCATTCTCGTTCAAGCCATTCTCAAGGGGGAGAAGATGGACTTCGTCGCGCAGAAGGCGGTGGAACTCGGCGCGGCAGCGCTTTATCCGGTCATGACGGAGCACGTCGTCGTGCGTTATGATGCAAAGAAGGCGGCGGCGAAGGCCGCGCGCTGGCAGAAGATCGCAGATGAGGCGGCAAAGCAATGCGGGCGGCAGGCACTCATGCACGTTGCGGATATTGCATCGCTCTCCGTACTTCTGCAGAGTGCAGAGATCTTTAGCGCATCCAATACAGCAATCGTATTCTGCTACGAAGGAGAACGGGAGCAGTCCCTGCGTACTCACCTGCGTGGGCTCGACGTGCGGCGTGTGGTCCTGATCGTTGGTGCAGAGGGCGGCTTCTCACCGACAGAGGCAGAGGCCGTCACGGCGGCGGGTGCACAGCCCGTCTCGCTTGGACGATTGATTCTGCGTGCAGAGACGGCGGCGCTTGCGGCGCTTGCCGTAACACAATATGAATTGGGCAACTTTGATCTTTAG
- the prmA gene encoding 50S ribosomal protein L11 methyltransferase encodes MRWAQVSVVTTHEGADLIGNILMELGAAGTEIDDPSLVNEYIDAGLWDYTDLPRAEDTDTVTVRAYLPEDERLEGSLLTLTARVEGLRRADARIGAGTISHTFVADEDWAETWKAYIHTEKIGQRIVVRPTWEEYTPAEDEIVIDLDPGAAFGTGAHATTAMCLRWLERLVSPQMRVYDVGCGSGILAIAASKLGAGEIIAMDYDPVAVTVADENIRANNVGNVTAIQSDLLAVCEGAEPAELITANIIADIIIRLFDQLDAHLAPGGVLLASGIIDDRIADVERAAAEHGYTVLDMTCEKEWAAMIIRRSADLEH; translated from the coding sequence ATGCGCTGGGCGCAGGTGAGCGTTGTGACGACGCATGAGGGTGCGGATCTCATCGGGAATATCCTGATGGAGCTCGGTGCTGCGGGAACGGAGATTGACGATCCGTCCCTCGTCAACGAGTACATTGATGCGGGACTCTGGGACTATACCGACCTTCCGCGTGCAGAGGATACGGATACGGTGACTGTGCGCGCCTATCTGCCCGAGGACGAGCGCCTGGAGGGAAGCCTCCTGACGCTCACCGCGCGTGTCGAGGGACTGCGCCGCGCCGATGCACGGATCGGGGCGGGGACGATCTCTCATACATTCGTTGCCGACGAGGACTGGGCAGAAACATGGAAGGCGTATATCCACACGGAGAAGATCGGGCAGCGCATCGTTGTCCGTCCGACGTGGGAGGAGTATACACCTGCAGAGGATGAGATCGTCATCGACCTCGACCCGGGTGCTGCCTTCGGTACGGGCGCGCATGCAACGACGGCGATGTGCCTGCGCTGGCTTGAGCGCCTCGTATCTCCGCAGATGCGCGTTTACGATGTGGGCTGCGGGTCCGGGATTCTCGCGATTGCCGCGTCTAAACTCGGAGCGGGTGAAATCATCGCGATGGACTATGATCCCGTCGCGGTCACGGTGGCGGATGAAAATATCCGGGCGAACAACGTCGGAAATGTCACTGCCATCCAGAGCGACCTGCTTGCTGTATGTGAGGGAGCAGAGCCTGCCGAACTAATCACCGCAAACATCATTGCGGATATCATCATCCGTCTCTTTGATCAGCTGGATGCGCACCTCGCACCGGGGGGCGTGCTGCTTGCCTCTGGCATCATCGACGACCGCATCGCCGACGTCGAACGTGCTGCAGCGGAGCATGGCTATACGGTGCTCGACATGACCTGTGAAAAGGAGTGGGCGGCGATGATCATCCGCCGCAGCGCAGATCTGGAGCACTGA
- the hcp gene encoding hydroxylamine reductase, which translates to MDAKMFCYQCQETAGGKGCTVQGVCGKKPDVAEMQDLLVYVTKGLGAVTTALRAAGKKVAIEVNHRVTMNLFITITNANFDREAIMDVIEETLALKADLLAQAADASKLPEAAHWTAPRAEFEAKAKTVGVLATENEDVRSLRELTTYGLKGLSAYVEHANALGYENEEIDAFMQHALAQLLDDSLDGNALTALVLETGKWGVAGMALLDGANTGTYGHPEISKVKLGVRNRPGILISGHDLKDLERLLEQTKGTGVDVYTHGEMIPAHYYPAFKKYDNLVGNYGNAWWLQKEEFEKFNGAILMTTNCVVPPKDSYKDRLFTTAAVGVPGCTHIPLVNGEKDFTPVIECAKKCAPPTELETGEIVGGFAHEQVFAVADKVVEAVKSGAIKKFVVMAGCDGRMKSREYYSEFAEALPHDTVILTAGCAKYKYIKKDLGDIGGIPRVLDAGQCNDSYSLALIALKLKEVFGLDDVNKLPIAYNIAWYEQKAVIVLLALLHLGVKNIHLGPTLPAFLSPNVAKVLVETFGIGGITNVEDDMAMFGIEVNVPEATAV; encoded by the coding sequence ATGGATGCTAAAATGTTTTGTTATCAGTGTCAGGAGACAGCCGGCGGGAAGGGCTGCACGGTGCAGGGAGTCTGCGGAAAGAAGCCGGATGTCGCGGAGATGCAGGATCTGCTTGTCTACGTGACGAAGGGACTCGGCGCGGTGACGACGGCACTGCGCGCAGCGGGCAAGAAGGTTGCCATTGAGGTGAACCATCGCGTGACGATGAACCTCTTCATTACGATCACGAATGCGAACTTCGATCGCGAGGCAATCATGGACGTGATCGAGGAGACGCTTGCGCTGAAGGCGGATCTGCTCGCGCAGGCTGCAGATGCGTCGAAGCTGCCCGAGGCGGCGCACTGGACGGCTCCGCGTGCAGAGTTCGAGGCGAAGGCCAAGACGGTCGGCGTGCTCGCAACGGAGAACGAGGATGTCCGCAGTCTGCGCGAGCTGACGACGTACGGCCTGAAGGGGCTGTCCGCCTACGTCGAGCACGCGAATGCGCTTGGATACGAGAACGAGGAGATCGACGCGTTCATGCAGCACGCACTGGCACAGCTGCTCGACGACTCTCTCGACGGCAATGCGCTGACGGCGCTGGTGCTCGAGACGGGCAAGTGGGGCGTTGCGGGCATGGCTCTGCTCGACGGTGCGAACACGGGCACCTACGGTCATCCCGAGATCTCAAAGGTGAAGCTCGGTGTCCGCAATCGTCCCGGCATCCTCATTTCGGGGCATGATCTCAAGGATCTTGAGCGTCTCTTGGAGCAGACGAAGGGCACGGGCGTCGATGTTTATACGCACGGCGAGATGATCCCCGCGCACTACTACCCCGCATTCAAGAAGTACGATAACCTCGTGGGCAACTACGGCAATGCGTGGTGGCTGCAGAAAGAGGAGTTTGAGAAGTTCAACGGCGCGATCCTCATGACGACGAACTGCGTTGTTCCGCCGAAGGACAGCTATAAGGATCGTCTCTTTACGACGGCTGCGGTTGGCGTGCCGGGCTGCACGCACATCCCGCTCGTGAACGGTGAGAAGGACTTTACGCCTGTAATCGAGTGTGCGAAGAAGTGCGCGCCCCCGACGGAGCTGGAGACGGGCGAGATCGTCGGCGGCTTCGCGCATGAGCAGGTCTTTGCTGTCGCGGACAAGGTCGTCGAGGCGGTGAAGAGCGGTGCGATCAAGAAGTTCGTCGTCATGGCAGGCTGCGACGGCCGTATGAAGTCGCGTGAGTACTACAGTGAGTTCGCCGAGGCTCTGCCGCATGACACGGTCATCCTCACGGCGGGCTGCGCAAAGTACAAGTATATCAAGAAGGATCTCGGCGACATCGGCGGCATCCCGCGTGTGCTCGATGCGGGCCAGTGCAACGATTCTTACTCGCTCGCGCTGATCGCGCTGAAGCTGAAGGAAGTGTTCGGCCTGGATGATGTGAACAAGCTCCCGATTGCGTACAACATTGCGTGGTACGAGCAGAAGGCGGTCATCGTTCTCCTCGCACTGCTCCATCTCGGCGTGAAGAACATCCACCTCGGACCCACGCTCCCCGCGTTCCTCTCCCCGAACGTCGCAAAGGTGCTCGTTGAGACCTTCGGCATCGGCGGCATTACGAATGTTGAGGACGATATGGCAATGTTCGGCATTGAGGTGAATGTGCCCGAAGCCACTGCTGTGTAA
- the srlA gene encoding PTS glucitol/sorbitol transporter subunit IIC translates to MELIATAANGFMDLFRAGAAIFTSWVTGIVPLLVIMMTAVNSLIKLIGEERVNGVAQRATQNIITRYTVLPVLAVLFLGNPMCYTFGNFVEQKYKPAYYDAAVSFVHPVTGLFPHANGGELFVYMGIAAGITTLGLPLGDLAVRYFFVGIVVILLRGIVTEKIYLYMKRREAKQA, encoded by the coding sequence ATGGAACTGATAGCAACAGCGGCAAACGGCTTCATGGATCTCTTCCGTGCGGGCGCGGCAATCTTTACCTCATGGGTCACGGGGATTGTTCCCCTGCTTGTCATCATGATGACGGCGGTCAACTCGCTCATCAAGCTCATCGGAGAGGAGCGCGTCAACGGTGTGGCACAGCGTGCAACGCAGAACATCATTACGCGTTATACCGTCCTCCCCGTTCTTGCCGTGCTCTTTCTCGGCAATCCGATGTGCTACACATTCGGCAACTTTGTCGAACAGAAGTACAAGCCCGCCTACTATGATGCGGCGGTCAGCTTCGTCCATCCTGTGACGGGACTCTTCCCGCACGCGAACGGCGGCGAACTCTTCGTCTATATGGGCATTGCAGCGGGGATTACGACGCTTGGTCTTCCGCTCGGCGATCTTGCCGTACGTTACTTTTTCGTCGGCATTGTCGTCATTCTCTTGCGCGGGATTGTTACGGAGAAGATCTATCTTTATATGAAACGTCGCGAGGCAAAGCAGGCATGA